In the genome of candidate division KSB1 bacterium, one region contains:
- a CDS encoding YraN family protein — translation MPKPTQTLGSWGEQRAVEFLEKLGYSILHRNFRYGRGEIDIIADDNGMLVFVEVKTQKSDAMGEAFNWVTRKKQRQIGRVALAYLTTNGITNRDCRFDVIAVAKGLNGVEIKHLVNAFWL, via the coding sequence ATGCCGAAACCCACTCAAACTCTCGGCTCATGGGGCGAGCAGCGCGCAGTGGAATTTCTCGAAAAGCTGGGCTATAGCATTCTCCACCGCAACTTTCGCTACGGGCGCGGCGAAATCGATATTATTGCGGATGACAACGGCATGCTGGTCTTTGTGGAAGTCAAAACCCAAAAATCCGATGCCATGGGTGAGGCGTTCAACTGGGTCACGAGAAAAAAACAGCGCCAGATCGGGCGCGTGGCGTTGGCTTATTTGACCACCAACGGCATCACGAATCGTGACTGCCGCTTTGACGTGATTGCCGTCGCCAAAGGCTTGAACGGCGTGGAGATCAAGCATCTCGTCAACGCATTTTGGTTGTAA
- a CDS encoding ribonuclease HII translates to MNKLQFETTLWQQGVTRIAGVDEAGRGPLAGPLVAAAVIFPPGFFLPEVDDSKRLSAKRREQLYPHILRSCVTHGIGIVAVEEIDRINIYQAAMLAMRQALAQLEPGAQHVLVDGRRIPNLNLPQTAIVKGDGLSFTIGAASIIAKVVRDRLMRDYHRQFPQYGFDRHKGYPTPAHLAALRQYGACEIHRRSFHPRALHKELAG, encoded by the coding sequence ATGAACAAGCTGCAATTTGAAACCACGCTTTGGCAACAGGGTGTCACGCGGATCGCCGGCGTCGACGAGGCCGGGCGCGGCCCCCTGGCTGGTCCGCTGGTGGCGGCGGCAGTAATTTTTCCGCCGGGATTTTTTCTTCCCGAGGTTGATGATTCGAAGCGGCTCTCAGCAAAAAGACGGGAGCAGCTTTATCCGCACATTCTGCGGAGTTGTGTGACTCATGGTATCGGCATCGTCGCGGTTGAAGAAATCGACCGCATCAATATTTACCAGGCGGCGATGCTGGCGATGCGCCAGGCTCTTGCACAGCTTGAGCCCGGCGCGCAACACGTGTTGGTGGATGGCCGCCGGATTCCGAATTTGAACCTGCCGCAAACCGCGATTGTCAAGGGCGATGGCCTGTCGTTTACCATCGGCGCGGCCTCGATCATCGCCAAAGTTGTGCGTGATCGTCTGATGCGCGATTATCACCGCCAATTTCCCCAATACGGTTTTGACCGGCACAAAGGCTATCCGACGCCGGCGCATCTCGCGGCGCTGCGGCAATACGGCGCGTGCGAAATTCATCGCCGCTCGTTTCATCCACGGGCGCTGCACAAGGAGTTAGCCGGTTAA
- a CDS encoding M20/M25/M40 family metallo-hydrolase: protein MRRYQTVVILLALAINQFALAQEPVNLEVISRIRTEGFQNSQVMETLFWLTDVHGPRLTGSPNMNASSEWARDQLAKWGLENAKLESWGTFGRGWTTERFSIEMLEPQYQPIIAWPQAWTAGTNGVVSGTPVIMNVTTEEDLAKYKGKLRGAIVLTQKPREAETHFEADARRYDEKKLVELAMAPEVGAASPFEARMQEFRAQRALRDKMAKFFRDEGAAVLLQPSRGEHGTIFAGGGGSRNVGADHGVPTMVVAIEHYSRVWRLLEKGLPVKLEINIQNRFHENDSLGYNVIAEIPGTDKKLKDEVVMLGGHLDSWHPGTGTTDNAAGCAVTMEAVRILKALNVQPRRTIRIALWSGEEQGLLGSRGYVKKHFADPAVMKPTPAYEKFSVYFNLDNGTGKIRGVYLQGNDMVRPIFEAWLKPFHDLGANTLTIRNTGGTDHLAFDAIGLPGFQFIQDEIDYETRTHHTNMDVYDHALKGDLMQASVIMAAFVYHAAMREEKLPRKPMPKPQQAPRFTMQ from the coding sequence ATGCGACGTTATCAAACCGTCGTCATTTTGCTGGCGCTGGCCATCAACCAATTTGCGCTGGCGCAAGAGCCGGTGAATTTGGAAGTCATTAGTCGCATCAGAACCGAAGGCTTTCAAAATTCGCAAGTGATGGAAACGTTGTTTTGGCTGACCGACGTGCACGGACCGCGTTTGACCGGCTCGCCGAACATGAACGCTTCGAGTGAGTGGGCGCGCGATCAGCTCGCAAAGTGGGGTTTGGAGAATGCGAAACTGGAGTCTTGGGGCACTTTCGGGCGCGGTTGGACAACGGAAAGGTTTTCGATCGAAATGCTCGAGCCGCAATATCAGCCGATCATTGCATGGCCGCAAGCCTGGACCGCCGGCACCAACGGCGTCGTTTCCGGCACGCCGGTGATCATGAATGTCACCACCGAAGAAGATTTGGCCAAGTACAAGGGCAAGTTGCGCGGCGCGATCGTGTTGACGCAAAAACCGCGCGAGGCGGAGACACATTTTGAAGCGGATGCCCGACGGTACGATGAAAAAAAATTGGTCGAGCTGGCCATGGCGCCGGAGGTGGGGGCCGCCTCACCTTTTGAAGCGAGAATGCAGGAATTTCGCGCGCAACGCGCGTTGCGGGATAAGATGGCAAAATTTTTCCGCGACGAAGGCGCCGCAGTGCTGCTCCAACCCAGTCGCGGCGAGCACGGAACGATTTTCGCCGGCGGCGGTGGCTCGCGCAATGTTGGCGCCGATCACGGCGTGCCGACCATGGTTGTCGCCATCGAGCATTACTCGCGCGTTTGGCGTTTGCTGGAAAAAGGCCTGCCGGTGAAATTGGAGATCAATATTCAAAACCGTTTTCATGAAAATGATTCGCTCGGGTACAATGTCATTGCAGAAATTCCCGGCACCGATAAGAAACTCAAAGACGAAGTCGTCATGCTCGGCGGCCATCTCGATTCCTGGCATCCCGGCACCGGCACGACGGACAACGCCGCCGGCTGCGCGGTGACGATGGAAGCGGTGCGCATTCTCAAAGCGCTCAACGTGCAGCCGCGCCGCACCATTCGCATCGCGTTGTGGAGTGGTGAAGAGCAGGGCTTGCTCGGCTCGCGCGGCTACGTCAAAAAACATTTCGCGGATCCGGCGGTGATGAAGCCGACGCCCGCCTACGAAAAATTTTCCGTTTATTTCAATCTCGACAACGGTACCGGCAAGATCCGCGGCGTGTATCTGCAAGGCAACGACATGGTGCGGCCGATCTTCGAGGCCTGGTTGAAACCTTTCCACGATCTCGGCGCCAACACCTTGACGATTCGCAACACCGGCGGCACCGACCATCTCGCCTTCGACGCCATTGGCCTGCCCGGCTTTCAATTCATCCAGGATGAAATCGACTACGAGACGCGCACGCATCACACCAACATGGATGTTTACGATCACGCCCTCAAAGGCGATTTGATGCAAGCCTCGGTGATCATGGCCGCGTTCGTTTATCACGCCGCCATGCGCGAAGAAAAGCTGCCGCGCAAGCCCATGCCCAAGCCGCAACAAGCCCCGCGCTTTACGATGCAGTAA
- a CDS encoding DUF92 domain-containing protein, with product MPALTAVPAADWWLGVFLLTGMIALLISFERIYRRCPHCAEALRKLVHLATGLAVLPALWLFTSPWPLLLIAIFFAAANFWSTRHGKLKSIHAVSRPSLGTFYYPVSVIILLLVFWERSVMILTIAFALMAFGDAAAGLVAGKISRRKILPLPWDQKSLQGSAAMLVISILIIAFGLALFKNSHSLSWENGLHIALAIGVLATAAEALSDHGSDNLTVPLLAALGLFVVLQPESRQQFLLGEILAMVIVTSAFFAKALDLSGAIAGFLIGTFVFGLGGWMFAIPMLLFFIGSSLLSKLPQPNARLVEEIIAKSARRDAAQVLANGLLPALMAVASLLIKNETAFLLYLGGLAAATADTWATEIGLRFGKQPRSISTGKWVAPGISGGITFAGVLGAFLGAVLIALAGYLSYRFFTHLAMSWLPFIGVTLAGIIAQFIDSLLGATLQRRNRCVICEKITERSEHCGRATNFEWGWRWLDNDVVNIVCGISGVVLMLIFLLL from the coding sequence ATGCCTGCTCTCACAGCGGTTCCGGCGGCGGATTGGTGGCTTGGAGTATTCCTGCTTACCGGCATGATCGCGCTGCTGATTTCATTCGAGCGCATCTATCGCCGTTGTCCCCACTGCGCTGAAGCGCTCCGCAAGCTTGTCCACCTCGCCACTGGCCTGGCAGTTTTGCCCGCGCTCTGGCTGTTCACTTCTCCTTGGCCGCTTCTCCTCATCGCCATTTTTTTTGCGGCGGCAAATTTTTGGTCGACCCGGCACGGCAAGCTGAAATCGATTCACGCCGTGTCGCGGCCCTCGCTCGGCACGTTTTACTATCCTGTTTCCGTTATCATTCTCCTGCTGGTGTTTTGGGAACGCAGCGTGATGATACTCACGATTGCCTTCGCGCTCATGGCCTTCGGCGATGCGGCCGCCGGCCTGGTGGCGGGAAAAATTTCGCGCCGGAAAATTTTGCCTTTACCGTGGGATCAAAAATCCTTGCAAGGCAGCGCCGCGATGCTGGTCATCTCTATTCTCATCATCGCCTTCGGGTTGGCGCTGTTTAAAAACAGCCACAGCTTGTCGTGGGAAAATGGCCTTCACATCGCGCTGGCGATTGGCGTTTTGGCCACAGCCGCCGAAGCGCTTTCCGATCACGGCTCGGATAACTTGACCGTGCCGTTGCTCGCGGCGCTGGGTTTGTTTGTGGTTTTGCAGCCGGAAAGTCGCCAGCAATTTCTTCTTGGCGAAATCTTGGCGATGGTGATTGTCACCAGCGCGTTTTTCGCCAAAGCGCTGGATTTAAGCGGGGCCATCGCCGGATTTCTTATCGGCACGTTTGTCTTTGGCCTCGGCGGCTGGATGTTTGCGATTCCGATGCTGCTATTCTTCATCGGCTCCAGCCTGCTCTCCAAGCTGCCGCAACCAAACGCCCGGCTGGTCGAAGAAATCATCGCCAAAAGTGCCCGCCGTGACGCCGCGCAGGTGTTGGCCAACGGTCTGCTGCCGGCGCTGATGGCTGTCGCGAGTTTATTGATAAAAAATGAAACCGCATTTTTGCTTTATCTCGGCGGGCTGGCGGCGGCTACCGCTGATACGTGGGCGACGGAAATTGGCCTGCGTTTTGGAAAACAACCTCGTTCGATTTCAACAGGAAAATGGGTGGCGCCGGGCATTTCCGGCGGCATCACCTTCGCCGGCGTTCTCGGCGCGTTTCTGGGCGCGGTGCTGATTGCTTTGGCAGGGTATTTGAGCTATCGTTTTTTTACTCATCTTGCAATGTCCTGGCTGCCATTTATTGGCGTGACCCTCGCCGGCATCATCGCGCAGTTCATCGACAGCCTGCTCGGCGCCACACTGCAACGCCGGAATCGCTGCGTCATTTGCGAAAAAATCACCGAGCGCAGCGAGCATTGCGGGCGAGCGACAAATTTTGAATGGGGATGGCGGTGGCTGGACAATGACGTGGTGAATATTGTCTGCGGGATCAGCGGTGTGGTGTTGATGCTGATCTTTTTATTGTTGTGA
- a CDS encoding MarR family transcriptional regulator has protein sequence MKQRLTKGALLDRDSYPAGQRESLKLWVVLARCFNSFAQNEAQHLKAFDLTPPQFGVLEALAHLGPMKMCEIGSKLLMSGANVTGVIDRLEKKGMVRRVMDAEDRRMFLIHLTDEGSRVIAKIFPIHAGRIEAFTNALSSKEKRLLTELLKKLGKAQAGF, from the coding sequence ATGAAGCAACGTTTGACCAAGGGGGCATTGTTGGATCGCGACAGTTATCCGGCCGGCCAAAGAGAGTCGCTAAAATTGTGGGTGGTGCTGGCGCGTTGCTTCAATTCCTTTGCGCAGAACGAAGCGCAGCATCTCAAAGCGTTCGATCTGACGCCGCCGCAGTTTGGTGTGCTGGAGGCGCTGGCGCATCTCGGGCCGATGAAAATGTGTGAGATCGGCAGCAAGCTGCTGATGAGCGGCGCCAACGTTACCGGCGTCATCGACCGTTTGGAAAAAAAGGGCATGGTGCGCCGTGTGATGGATGCGGAAGATCGCCGGATGTTTCTCATTCATTTGACGGATGAAGGCAGCAGAGTCATTGCAAAGATTTTCCCAATTCATGCCGGGCGAATCGAAGCGTTTACAAATGCGTTGAGCTCCAAAGAAAAACGTTTGTTGACCGAGTTGTTGAAGAAACTCGGCAAGGCGCAGGCCGGTTTTTAA